A genome region from Gossypium hirsutum isolate 1008001.06 chromosome A04, Gossypium_hirsutum_v2.1, whole genome shotgun sequence includes the following:
- the LOC107947987 gene encoding probable disease resistance protein At4g27220, giving the protein MGCGFCEAALSNTVGTLVVDCVVKPVGRQLDYVRRFQDNVEKLLKKKRELADARKRLQHEIEEAKNRLLLIEDDVHNLQSRADETLSDMGTLEEEIQLNKRCLNWCPNWSWRYQLSKKAMKKIQELLDKFGELGPVDYRDLTALPTIDFLCSKEFVVLESSKAAFNQIIEALKDENINMIGLWGMGGVGKTTLAREVGSQAQKLNLFDKVVITVVSQNPKFETIKNEIAQYIRFDMKNEQGRRSEQDLWLRLKNEPRILIILDDIWESINLKKIGIPIGDDHKGCKVLLTTRRQQVCRAMDCQNVVQLGCLDDDEAWTLFEKKAGLDDFSDDSIRTPAKKIVKKCGGLPIAIVPLASALKGKTHHEWQAAYRRLKDRRLTEIEDVEENAYVCLEASFDYLKNMETKTCFLLCSLFPEDDEIYVENLVGYAWGLELYKGMDSIKDVRSEVLASIEALKNSGLLLDCGERHVKIHDVVRQFALWIASSRKEISFGTVETLPMDESFKYYTAISFETDQTDELPKEVGFPYLKLLLHGGNRLTETSSEFFEGMKALQVCALNYRLISLAAFKFNMNLRTLCLIDCELSDISMLGKLKSLHILSLSRSDVTELPTEAGDLENLRRLDLSYCYNLRRIAPNLIQRLSNLEELYLHGCSSLKWATENSTKKESYSSLSELNSLPEWIVISLDISSKHLPDGFVFRRFWSFDFCIGIRRESWYEKRHLEICPISRSLRIGKSVDACKQLFEDVESLELGDVKGHPNLIPSLDLGFSKLTSLDLRWCNSMQCLIDASKQQVPITAFSNLRKLSLSRMFDLEEMCNVPQPQGFLQKLEEVKVEGCYNMQVLFPIVEFRGIEQEGPSHHLSLQSLKIVEIEGCVNLKYIFPMSVANSLGQLHTLKIKSCSQLEDIIQDRPLAYKCLLQSLRDVSLIDLPQLKGRDVNDIMFTQSSLQKLKVHNCPCISTRRESWYEKRDLETCSISRSLRIDKSEDACKQLFEDVESLELDNVEGHPKLIPSLDLGFSKLTSLDLGCYHSKQCLIDASKQQVPIIAFSNLRKLSLSDMFDLEEMCNVPQLQGFLQKLEEVKVESCYNMQVLFPIVELRSIEQEGHSRHLSLQNLKIVEIEGCDNLKYIFPMSVANSLGQLHSLKIKSCSQLEDIIQDRPVAYKCLLQSLRDVCVSHCNNLTSVFLIVLWSKIGKFDYAFHFRFH; this is encoded by the exons ATGGGTTGCGGATTTTGTGAGGCTGCTCTTTCTAACACAGTTGGAACACTGGTTGTGGACTGTGTGGTGAAGCCGGTAGGACGTCAACTTGATTATGTCCGTCGCTTTCAAGACAATGTTGAAAAGCTCCTAAAGAAAAAGCGTGAACTTGCAGATGCACGAAAGCGTCTACAACATGAGATTGAGGAAGCTAAAAACCGGCTTCTACTAATTGAAGATGATGTACATAACTTACAATCAAGGGCAGACGAAACACTGTCGGATATGGGAACTCTGGAGGAGGAAATCCAACTGAATAAGAGGTGTCTCAATTGGTGTCCTAATTGGAGTTGGAGATATCAATTAAGCAAGAAAGCAATGAAGAAAATCCAGGAGCTTTTGGACAAATTTGGTGAACTTGGACCAGTCGATTACCGTGATCTTACTGCCCTTCCCACTATAGACTTCCTATGTTCTAAGGAATTTGTGGTTTTGGAATCTTCGAAGGCTGCTTTCAATCAAATCATTGAAGCCTTAAAAGATGAGAATATCAACATGATTGGGTTGTGGGGGATGGGAGGGGTGGGCAAGACCACCCTGGCTCGTGAAGTTGGAAGTCAAGCTCAAAAACTGAATTTGTTTGACAAAGTTGTGATTACGGTTGTGTCTCAAAATCCAAAATTTGAgacaattaaaaatgaaattgcaCAATACATACGCTTTGATATGAAGAATGAACAAGGAAGAAGATCAGAGCAAGACTTATGGTTAAGGCTGAAGAATGAACCGAGGATTCTTATCATCCTTGATGATATTTGGGAATCTATCAACTTAAAGAAGATAGGAATTCCAATTGGGGATGATCATAAAGGCTGCAAAGTTCTTTTAACAACACGCCGTCAACAAGTATGTCGAGCTATGGATTGTCAAAACGTGGTACAACTTGGCTGTTTGGATGATGATGAAGCTTGGACTCTGTTTGAAAAGAAAGCAGGTCTAGATGACTTTTCTGATGATTCTATTAGAACCCCAGCAAAGAAAATTGTCAAAAAGTGTGGGGGTTTGCCTATAGCTATAGTTCCGCTGGCAAGTGCCTTGAAAGGTAAAACCCATCATGAGTGGCAAGCTGCATACCGGAGACTCAAAGATCGTAGATTGACTGAAATTGAGGATGTTGAAGAAAATGCCTATGTATGTCTTGAGGCGAGCTTCGACTACTTGAAGAATATGGAGACCAAGACATGTTTCTTGTTGTGCTCTTTATTTCCTGAAGATGATGAGATTTATGTGGAGAACTTGGTAGGATATGCATGGGGACTGGAGTTGTATAAAGGCATGGACTCAATTAAAGATGTTAGAAGTGAAGTGCTTGCATCAATTGAGGCCCTCAAGAACTCCGGTTTGTTGCTAGATTGCGGAGAAAGGCATGTCAAAATTCATGATGTGGTTCGCCAATTTGCTTTGTGGATAGCATCTTCAAGAAAGGAGATTTCTTTTGGGACTGTTGAAACACTCCCGATGGATGAAAGTTTCAAGTATTACACAGCAATCTCCTTCGAAACTGATCAAACGGATGAACTTCCTAAAGAAGTGGGTTTTCCATACCTCAAACTTCTTTTACATGGTGGCAATCGTTTGACGGAAACTTCAAGCGAATTCTTTGAGGGTATGAAGGCATTACAAGTTTGTGCTTTGAATTATCGATTGATATCTCTGGCTGCATTTAAGTTTAATATGAACCTTCGAACTTTGTGTTTGATTGATTGTGAACTCTCGGACATCTCGATGCTTGGGAAACTGAAGTCACTTCATATTCTCTCTTTAAGTCGATCTGATGTCACTGAATTACCGACTGAAGCTGGTGATTTGGAAAATCTAAGACGGTTGGATTTATCGTATTGCTATAATCTACGACGAATCGCTCCTAATTTAATACAAAGATTGTCCAATTTAGAAGAACTATACTTGCATGGTTGTAGTTCATTAAAATGGGCGactgagaattcaactaaaaaggAAAGCTATTCCAGCCTATCAGAGTTGAATTCATTGCCAGAGTGGATTGTAATATCATTGGATATTTCTTCTAAACATCTTCCAGATGGCTTTGTGTTTCGTAGATTTTGGAGCTTTGATTTTTGCATTGGCATAAGAAGAGAAAGTTGGTATGAAAAGAGGCACCTTGAAATTTGTCCAATCTCAAGATCTTTGAGAATCGGTAAGTCTGTAGATGCATGCAAGCAACTATTTGAAGATGTAGAATCTCTTGAATTGGGTGATGTGAAGGGTCACCCAAACCTTATTCCGAGCTTGGACTTGGGATTTAGTAAGTTGACTTCTCTAGATCTTCGATGGTGTAACTCTATGCAATGCCTAATAGATGCATCAAAGCAACAGGTGCCAATCACTGCATTCTCTAATTTGAGAAAGTTATCATTAAGTAggatgtttgatttggaagagatGTGCAATGTTCCCCAGCCGCAAGGTTTTTTACAAAAGCTTGAAGAGGTTAAAGTTGAAGGTTGTTATAATATGCAAGTTTTATTCCCGATTGTTGAATTTAGGGGCATAGAACAAGAAGGGCCCAGTCATCATTTAAGCCTCCAAAGTCTGAAGATTGTTGAAATAGAGGGATGCGTTAATTTGAAATATATCTTCCCAATGTCAGTTGCTAATAGCCTTGGGCAATTGCATACTTTGAAGATAAAGAGTTGCTCACAATTGGAAGATATAATCCAAGACAGACCATTGGCATACAAATGTCTACTCCAAAGTCTAAGGGAT GTTTCGTTGATTGATTTGCCTCAATTGAAAGGAAGGGATGTGAACGACATTATGTTCACACAATCATCTTTGCAGAAGTTAAAAGTGCACAATTGTCCATGCATTAGCACAAGAAGAGAAAGTTGGTACGAAAAGAGGGACCTTGAAACTTGTTCAATCTCAAGATCTTTGAGAATCGATAAGTCTGAAGATGCATGCAAGCAACTATTTGAAGATGTAGAATCTCTTGAATTGGATAATGTGGAGGGTCACCCAAAACTTATTCCGAGCTTGGACTTGGGATTTAGTAAGTTGACTTCTCTAGATCTTGGTTGTTACCACTCTAAGCAATGCCTAATTGATGCATCAAAGCAACAGGTGCCAATCATTGCATTCTCTAATTTGAGAAAGTTATCCTTAAGTGatatgtttgatttggaagagatGTGCAATGTTCCCCAGCTGCAAGGTTTTTTACAAAAGCTTGAAGAGGTTAAAGTTGAAAGTTGTTATAATATGCAAGTTTTATTCCCGATTGTTGAATTGAGGAGCATAGAACAAGAAGGGCACAGTCGTCATTTAAGCCTCCAAAATCTGAAGATTGTTGAAATAGAGGGATGCGATAATTTGAAATATATCTTCCCAATGTCAGTTGCTAATAGCCTTGGGCAATTGCATAGTTTGAAGATAAAGAGTTGCTCGCAATTGGAAGATATAATCCAAGACCGACCAGTGGCATACAAATGTCTACTCCAAAGTCTAAGGGATGTATGTGTATCTCATTGCAATAACTTGACATCTGTTTTCCTTATTGTCCTATGGTCAAAGATTGGGAAATTTGATTATGCTTTTCATTTCAGGTTTCATTGA
- the LOC107948734 gene encoding vesicular-fusion protein SEC18: protein MEGNGNEQPKCQRSFDHRGRKNNCWELVIQILCMILDDNTILNIRSWDKKKEEKLEEALTQLEDIMMKNDLLEVESFLKLEREMAGSNEINLNECKSRGSTRDGTGVHDSIVNQLLTKIDGVESLNNVLLSGMTNRNDLLDEALLRPGRLEVQVEISLPDENGRLQILQIHTNKMKENSFLAPDVNLQELGMFVSNLWLWDLHSFLVWENQLLECQKWVHF, encoded by the exons ATGGAGGGTAATGGCAATGAACAACCAAAATGTCAAAGAAGTTTTGATCATCGTGGGAGGAAGAAT AATTGCTGGGAGTTAGTTATCCAGATTTTATGTATGATACTGGATGATAATACTATTCTGAATATA CGGTCTTgggacaaaaaaaaagaagagaaattagAAGAGGCCTTGACGCAGCTGGAAGATATTATGATGAAAAATGACTTGCTAGAGGTTGAATCATTTCTAAAACt AGAAAGAGAAATGGCTGGAAGTAATGAAATCAACCTCAACGAGTGCAAG TCAAGAGGCTCAACTAGAGATGGTACCGGAGTTCATGACAGCATTGTGAACCAGCTGCTTACCAAG ATAGATGGAGTGGAGTCTCTAAATAATGTTTTGCTTAGTGGAATGACCAACAGAAATGATCTGCTTGATGAAGCCCTTTTGAG GCCAGGACGTTTGGAGGTTCAAGTTGAGATAAGTCTTCCTGACGAAAATGGTCGTTTGCAGATTCTTCAGATTCATACAAACAAGATGAAAGAGAATTCTTTTCTTGCTCCTGATGTTAACCTTCAAGAGCTTGGTAtgtttgttagtaatttatggttGTGGGATTTACATTCTTTTCTTGTATGGGAGAATCAACTATTAGAATGTCAAAAGTGGGTTCATTTTTAG